The following coding sequences are from one Pseudomonas oryzae window:
- a CDS encoding phosphomannomutase/phosphoglucomutase — translation MNTPSAPQLPAGIFRAYDIRGVVGTSLTSDTAYWIGRAIGAESLACGERGVVVGRDGRLSGPELAGALIRGLQDSGCDVSDVGMLPTPTLYFATHVLGARSGVMVTGSHNPPDYNGFKIVIAGETLANERIQALHQRLQSNQLSSGNGALREVDVLDQYRQRIEDDVALARPLKVVVDCGNGVAAVNAPQLIEALGCEVIPLYCEVDGRFPNHHPDPGKPENLSDLIAAVAETGADLGLAFDGDGDRVGVVTNEGEIIYPDRLLMLFARDVLSRNPGADVIFDVKCTRGLAGLIRGYGGRPLMWKTGHSLIKAKMKETGALLAGEMSGHIFFKERWYGFDDGIYSAVRLLEILSLEKRSAAEVFADFPVALSTPEINVTVGDERKFALIEALQHHAQWGEANLFTLDGVRVDYPHGWGLVRASNTTPVLVLRFEADSADELSRIQRVFHAQLKAVAPDLDLPF, via the coding sequence ATGAACACCCCCAGCGCCCCGCAGCTGCCGGCCGGCATCTTCCGCGCCTACGACATCCGCGGCGTGGTCGGCACCAGCCTGACCAGCGACACCGCCTACTGGATCGGCCGCGCCATCGGTGCGGAGAGCCTGGCCTGCGGCGAGCGCGGCGTGGTGGTCGGCCGCGACGGCCGGCTGTCCGGCCCCGAGCTGGCCGGCGCGCTGATCCGCGGCCTGCAGGACAGCGGCTGCGACGTCAGCGACGTCGGCATGCTGCCGACCCCGACGCTGTACTTCGCCACCCACGTGCTCGGCGCGCGCAGCGGGGTGATGGTCACCGGCAGCCACAACCCGCCGGACTACAACGGCTTCAAGATCGTCATCGCCGGCGAGACCCTGGCCAACGAGCGCATCCAGGCCCTGCACCAGCGCCTGCAAAGCAACCAGCTGAGCAGCGGCAACGGCGCCCTGCGCGAGGTCGACGTGCTCGACCAGTACCGCCAGCGCATCGAGGACGACGTGGCGCTGGCCCGCCCGCTCAAGGTGGTGGTCGATTGCGGCAACGGCGTGGCCGCGGTCAACGCCCCGCAACTGATCGAGGCGCTCGGCTGCGAGGTGATCCCGCTGTACTGCGAGGTCGACGGCCGCTTCCCCAACCACCACCCGGACCCGGGCAAGCCGGAGAACCTCAGCGACCTGATCGCCGCGGTCGCCGAGACCGGCGCCGACCTCGGCCTGGCCTTCGACGGCGACGGCGACCGCGTCGGCGTGGTGACCAACGAAGGCGAGATCATCTACCCCGACCGCCTGCTGATGCTGTTCGCCCGCGACGTGCTGAGCCGAAACCCGGGCGCCGACGTGATCTTCGACGTCAAGTGCACCCGCGGCCTGGCCGGGCTGATCCGCGGCTACGGCGGCCGCCCGCTGATGTGGAAGACCGGCCACTCGCTGATCAAGGCCAAGATGAAGGAGACCGGCGCCCTGCTGGCCGGCGAGATGAGCGGGCACATCTTCTTCAAGGAGCGCTGGTACGGCTTCGACGACGGCATCTACAGCGCCGTGCGCCTGCTGGAGATCCTCAGCCTCGAGAAGCGCAGCGCGGCCGAGGTGTTCGCCGACTTCCCGGTGGCGCTGTCCACCCCGGAGATCAACGTCACGGTCGGCGACGAGCGCAAGTTCGCCCTGATCGAGGCCCTGCAGCACCACGCGCAGTGGGGCGAGGCCAACCTGTTCACCCTCGACGGGGTGCGCGTCGACTACCCTCACGGCTGGGGTCTGGTGCGCGCCTCCAATACCACCCCGGTGCTGGTCCTGCGCTTCGAAGCGGACAGCGCCGATGAACTCTCGCGGATCCAGCGGGTGTTCCACGCCCAGCTCAAGGCCGTGGCCCCCGACCTGGATCTGCCCTTCTGA
- the argB gene encoding acetylglutamate kinase, translating to MPLNREAAQQVAQVLAEALPYIRRFSGKTLVVKYGGNAMESEELKTSFARDIVLMKAVGINPVVVHGGGPQIGDLLKRLSIESHFVDGMRVTDSATMDVVEMVLGGQVNKDIVNLINQHGGSAIGLTGKDAGLIKAKKLKVSRQTPEMTQPEIIDIGHVGEVVGVNVELINMLVAGDFIPVIAPIGVGEDGESYNINADLVAGKVAEALKCEKLMLLTNTAGLLDKQGNVLTGLSTEQVDALIADGTIYGGMLPKIRCALEAVQGGVHSAHIVDGRVPNAVLLEIFTDSGVGTLITNAARG from the coding sequence ATGCCTCTCAATCGTGAAGCTGCCCAACAGGTAGCCCAAGTCCTCGCCGAAGCCCTGCCCTACATCCGCCGCTTCAGCGGCAAGACCCTGGTGGTCAAGTACGGCGGCAACGCCATGGAAAGCGAGGAGCTGAAGACCAGCTTCGCCCGCGACATCGTGCTGATGAAGGCGGTCGGCATCAACCCGGTGGTGGTGCACGGCGGCGGCCCGCAGATCGGCGACCTGCTCAAGCGCCTGTCCATCGAGAGCCATTTCGTCGACGGCATGCGCGTCACCGACAGCGCGACCATGGACGTGGTGGAGATGGTGCTCGGCGGCCAGGTCAACAAGGACATCGTCAACCTGATCAACCAACACGGCGGCAGCGCCATCGGCCTGACCGGCAAGGACGCCGGCCTGATCAAGGCGAAGAAGCTCAAGGTCAGCCGTCAGACCCCGGAAATGACCCAGCCTGAGATCATCGACATCGGCCACGTCGGCGAGGTGGTCGGCGTCAACGTCGAGCTGATCAACATGCTGGTGGCCGGCGACTTCATCCCGGTGATCGCGCCGATCGGCGTCGGCGAGGACGGCGAGTCGTACAACATCAACGCCGACCTGGTGGCCGGCAAGGTGGCCGAGGCGCTCAAGTGCGAGAAGCTGATGCTGCTGACCAACACCGCCGGCCTGCTCGACAAGCAGGGCAACGTGCTGACCGGCCTGTCCACCGAGCAGGTGGATGCGCTGATCGCCGACGGCACCATCTACGGCGGCATGCTGCCGAAGATCCGCTGCGCCCTGGAAGCCGTGCAGGGTGGCGTGCACAGCGCGCACATCGTCGACGGCCGGGTGCCCAACGCCGTGCTGCTGGAGATCTTCACCGACAGCGGCGTCGGCACCCTGATCACCAACGCCGCACGCGGCTGA
- a CDS encoding DUF4124 domain-containing protein encodes MRMVNGVWLLLAGLLAMSTAQAEVYRYVNRQGVVALDRQGVPPEYVANGYEVLDEEGRVLRVVPPAPSAEELARRAAAQRQAAFDADLLQRYASAADLEWAQVRRLRDLDALARIAQSNLEASRLRLQETERQAAERQRAGQALAPELLAQREQLQREEQRLLAELKRVQAQRASSEVEFARERERLQVLLGEPRRTP; translated from the coding sequence ATGCGGATGGTGAACGGGGTGTGGCTGTTGCTGGCGGGACTGCTGGCGATGAGCACGGCGCAGGCCGAGGTGTATCGCTACGTGAACCGCCAGGGAGTGGTGGCGCTGGACCGGCAGGGCGTGCCGCCGGAGTACGTCGCCAATGGCTACGAGGTGCTCGACGAGGAGGGCCGGGTGCTGCGTGTGGTGCCGCCGGCGCCCAGTGCCGAGGAACTGGCCCGCCGCGCCGCCGCGCAGCGCCAGGCGGCGTTCGATGCCGACCTGCTGCAGCGCTATGCCAGCGCCGCCGATCTGGAGTGGGCCCAGGTGCGCCGTCTGCGCGATCTGGACGCCCTGGCGCGGATCGCGCAGAGCAACCTGGAAGCGAGTCGACTGCGCCTGCAGGAGACCGAGCGCCAGGCCGCCGAGCGCCAGCGCGCCGGTCAGGCGCTGGCGCCGGAGCTGCTGGCGCAGCGCGAGCAGCTGCAGCGCGAGGAGCAGCGGCTGCTCGCCGAACTCAAGCGCGTGCAGGCGCAGCGGGCGAGCAGCGAGGTGGAATTCGCCCGCGAGCGCGAGCGTCTGCAGGTCCTGCTCGGCGAGCCGCGCCGGACGCCCTGA
- a CDS encoding DUF3360 family protein → MSDNNQNSYRDLHKSKEHFASREEYLEHELTIMAPRRWQLNLPLRDYRFELEDWVPAVAATIGKIVMVAAVVAAFAAPLGLSNEFVIENARFEMLIAALLFVVLFSGILNPSANLAGTHGPLIPLIPLIVASGGHPMALGIMVGVLGFILGLAKGGSLLARLTSDGVCGGLLLYLGFIGTISQIEKLFAWANGFDMGYIAFVVIFATIVMYAYLEHIRMRWLAIPLGAAMAGIIAFALGAPFEFRTEPGIPNLNPAYWWGEDTGWQMGLPELQHFIAVAPFAVLAVAMWSPDFLGHRIFQELNYPLKAKKVLMNIDDTMCIAAARQVVGSALGGGNLTSSWGTYMIPAAIAKRPIPAGAMLTGLLCVVAALWGYPMDLAIWPPVLSVALLVGVFLPLLEAGMQMTREGKTSQSAAIVVFSSALVNPVFGWSLTMLLDNLGLIGDKERGQNLGHRDRWIIPSLTFFILCAVMAAIGMFPGIPALLESFRGLA, encoded by the coding sequence ATGAGTGACAATAATCAGAACAGCTACCGTGATCTGCATAAATCCAAGGAACATTTCGCATCACGGGAAGAATATCTCGAACATGAACTGACCATCATGGCGCCGCGCCGCTGGCAGCTCAACCTGCCGCTGCGCGATTACCGCTTCGAGCTGGAAGACTGGGTCCCGGCGGTGGCCGCCACCATCGGCAAGATCGTCATGGTGGCCGCGGTGGTGGCGGCCTTCGCCGCGCCCCTGGGGCTGTCCAACGAGTTCGTCATCGAGAACGCCCGCTTCGAGATGCTGATCGCCGCACTGCTGTTCGTGGTGCTGTTCTCCGGCATCCTCAACCCGAGCGCCAACCTGGCGGGTACCCATGGCCCGCTGATTCCGCTGATTCCGCTGATCGTCGCCTCCGGCGGCCATCCCATGGCGCTGGGCATCATGGTCGGCGTGCTGGGCTTCATCCTCGGCCTCGCCAAGGGCGGCAGCCTGCTGGCGCGGCTGACCAGCGACGGGGTGTGCGGCGGCCTGCTGCTCTATCTGGGCTTCATCGGCACGATCTCCCAGATCGAGAAGCTCTTCGCCTGGGCCAATGGCTTCGATATGGGCTATATCGCCTTCGTGGTGATATTCGCCACCATCGTGATGTATGCCTATCTGGAACATATCCGCATGCGCTGGCTGGCGATTCCGCTGGGTGCCGCGATGGCCGGGATAATTGCCTTCGCCCTCGGTGCGCCCTTCGAGTTCCGTACCGAGCCGGGTATTCCCAATCTGAATCCGGCTTATTGGTGGGGTGAAGATACCGGCTGGCAGATGGGCCTGCCGGAGTTGCAGCACTTCATTGCCGTGGCGCCGTTCGCGGTATTGGCGGTGGCCATGTGGTCGCCGGACTTTCTCGGCCACCGGATATTCCAGGAATTGAATTATCCGCTCAAGGCCAAGAAGGTGCTGATGAACATCGACGACACCATGTGCATCGCCGCGGCGCGCCAGGTGGTCGGCAGTGCGCTGGGCGGCGGCAACCTGACCTCGTCGTGGGGCACCTACATGATCCCGGCGGCCATCGCCAAGCGCCCGATCCCCGCCGGTGCGATGCTCACCGGCCTGCTCTGCGTGGTCGCCGCGCTGTGGGGCTACCCGATGGACCTGGCGATCTGGCCGCCGGTGCTCAGCGTGGCCCTGCTGGTCGGCGTGTTCCTGCCGCTGCTGGAGGCCGGCATGCAGATGACCCGCGAGGGCAAGACCTCGCAGTCGGCGGCCATCGTGGTGTTCTCCTCGGCGCTGGTGAACCCGGTGTTCGGCTGGTCGCTGACCATGCTGCTCGACAACCTCGGCCTGATCGGCGACAAGGAGCGCGGCCAGAACCTGGGCCATCGCGATCGCTGGATCATCCCGTCGCTGACCTTCTTCATCCTCTGCGCGGTGATGGCGGCGATCGGCATGTTCCCGGGCATTCCGGCGCTGCTGGAGTCGTTCCGCGGCCTGGCCTGA
- the pyrE gene encoding orotate phosphoribosyltransferase, protein MQAYQREFIRFAIERGVLRFGEFTLKSGRTSPYFFNAGLFNSGLALARLGRFYAEAVQASGIDFDVLFGPAYKGIPLASATAIALAEQHGRDLPWCFNRKEAKDHGEGGSLVGAPLAGRALIVDDVITAGTAIREVMQIIQAQGARAAGVLIALNREERGQGELSAIQEVERDFGIPVVSIVSLSQVLDYLAQDPELNKHLPAVEAYRAQYGI, encoded by the coding sequence ATGCAGGCATATCAACGCGAATTCATCCGCTTCGCCATCGAGCGCGGCGTGCTGCGCTTCGGCGAGTTCACCCTCAAGTCCGGGCGCACCAGCCCCTACTTCTTCAACGCCGGCCTGTTCAACAGCGGTCTGGCCCTGGCGCGCCTCGGCCGCTTCTACGCCGAGGCGGTGCAGGCCAGCGGCATCGACTTCGACGTGCTGTTCGGCCCGGCCTACAAGGGCATCCCGCTGGCCAGCGCCACCGCCATCGCCCTGGCCGAACAGCATGGCCGCGACCTGCCCTGGTGCTTCAACCGTAAGGAAGCCAAGGACCACGGCGAAGGCGGCAGCCTGGTCGGCGCGCCGCTGGCCGGACGTGCGCTGATCGTCGACGATGTGATCACCGCCGGCACCGCGATCCGCGAGGTGATGCAGATCATCCAGGCCCAGGGCGCGCGGGCGGCCGGCGTGCTGATCGCGCTGAACCGCGAGGAGCGTGGCCAGGGCGAGCTGTCGGCGATCCAGGAAGTCGAGCGCGACTTTGGTATACCCGTGGTAAGCATTGTCTCGCTGAGCCAAGTGCTGGATTATCTCGCTCAGGATCCCGAACTGAACAAGCACCTGCCCGCGGTGGAAGCCTATCGCGCGCAATATGGTATTTGA
- a CDS encoding exodeoxyribonuclease III: MRIVSINVNGMQTAVERGLLGWLQGQNADVICLQDTRASCYDMEDPALQLDGYFMYAADAEVPGHGGVALYSRLQPKAVIFGLGFEQADRYGRYLQADFDKVSIASLLMPSGQKGDTDLNAKFKFMDDFTSYLNKQRRKRREYIYCSSLYVAHQKLDVKNWRDCQQMPGFLAPERAWMDEVVGSLGYVDALREVSREGDQYSWWPDTEQAQMLNLGFRFDYQLLTPGLRRFVRNAQLPRQPRFSQHAPLVVDYDWTLSI, from the coding sequence ATGCGGATCGTCAGTATTAACGTGAACGGCATGCAGACGGCGGTCGAGCGTGGTCTGCTCGGCTGGCTGCAGGGTCAGAATGCCGACGTGATCTGCCTGCAGGACACCCGCGCCTCGTGCTACGACATGGAAGACCCCGCCCTGCAGCTGGACGGCTACTTCATGTACGCCGCCGACGCGGAAGTGCCCGGCCACGGCGGGGTGGCGCTCTACTCCCGGTTGCAGCCCAAGGCCGTGATCTTCGGCCTCGGCTTCGAACAGGCCGACCGCTACGGACGCTACCTGCAGGCCGACTTCGACAAGGTCAGCATCGCCAGCCTGCTGATGCCCAGCGGGCAGAAGGGCGACACCGACCTGAACGCCAAGTTCAAGTTCATGGACGACTTCACCAGCTACCTGAACAAGCAGCGCCGCAAGCGTCGCGAGTACATCTACTGCAGCTCGCTGTACGTGGCGCACCAGAAGCTGGACGTGAAGAACTGGCGCGACTGCCAGCAGATGCCGGGCTTCCTCGCCCCCGAGCGGGCGTGGATGGACGAGGTGGTGGGCAGCCTCGGCTACGTCGACGCGCTGCGCGAAGTCAGCCGCGAGGGCGACCAGTACAGCTGGTGGCCGGACACCGAGCAGGCACAGATGCTCAACCTCGGCTTCCGCTTCGACTACCAGCTGCTCACCCCGGGCCTGCGCCGCTTCGTGCGCAACGCCCAGCTGCCGCGCCAGCCGCGCTTCTCCCAGCATGCGCCGCTGGTGGTCGACTACGACTGGACGCTGAGCATCTGA
- a CDS encoding DUF4870 domain-containing protein, whose translation MSEPLSSPPDLPGPDAEARKWAMLCHYAAFAWFVAPMIGNVVGPLVVWQLKRESHPYVDEQGREALNFQITLSLALMVCGVLAWIVIGFPLMLLVSVVGLVLTIIGGIKANEGRPWRYPFCIRLLK comes from the coding sequence ATGAGCGAGCCCCTGTCGTCGCCGCCCGATCTGCCCGGCCCGGACGCCGAGGCGCGCAAGTGGGCGATGCTCTGCCACTACGCGGCCTTCGCCTGGTTCGTCGCGCCGATGATCGGCAACGTCGTCGGCCCGCTGGTGGTCTGGCAGCTCAAGCGCGAAAGCCACCCCTACGTCGACGAGCAGGGCCGCGAGGCGCTGAACTTCCAGATCACCCTGAGCCTGGCGCTGATGGTCTGCGGCGTGCTGGCCTGGATCGTCATCGGCTTCCCGCTGATGCTGCTGGTCAGCGTGGTCGGCCTGGTGCTGACCATCATCGGCGGCATCAAGGCCAACGAGGGGCGGCCCTGGCGCTATCCGTTCTGTATCCGCCTGCTCAAATAG
- the rph gene encoding ribonuclease PH — translation MNRPSGRAADQMRPIRLTRHYTKHAEGSVLVEFGDTKVICTVSVEAGVPRFLKGQGQGWLTAEYGMLPRATGSRTHREAARGKQGGRTLEIQRLIGRSLRAALDLSKLGENTLYVDCDVIQADGGTRTASITGATVALIDALATLKKRGALKQNPLKQLVAAVSVGIYQGEAVLDLDYLEDSAAGTDLNVVMTDAGGFIEVQGTAEGTPFQPEELNAMLALARKGLEELFELQRAALDGE, via the coding sequence ATGAACCGTCCCAGTGGCCGCGCCGCCGACCAGATGCGCCCGATCCGCCTCACCCGCCACTACACCAAGCACGCCGAGGGTTCGGTACTGGTGGAGTTCGGCGACACCAAGGTGATCTGCACGGTGAGCGTGGAGGCCGGCGTGCCGCGCTTCCTCAAGGGCCAGGGACAGGGCTGGCTGACTGCCGAGTACGGCATGCTGCCGCGCGCCACCGGTTCGCGCACCCATCGCGAGGCGGCGCGCGGCAAGCAGGGCGGGCGTACCCTGGAGATCCAGCGCCTGATCGGTCGCTCGCTGCGCGCCGCGCTGGACCTGTCCAAGCTGGGCGAGAACACCCTGTACGTCGACTGCGACGTGATCCAGGCCGACGGCGGCACCCGCACCGCGTCGATCACCGGCGCCACCGTGGCGCTGATCGACGCCCTGGCGACCCTGAAGAAGCGTGGCGCGCTGAAGCAGAACCCGCTCAAGCAGCTGGTCGCCGCGGTGTCGGTGGGCATCTACCAGGGCGAGGCGGTGCTCGACCTCGACTACCTCGAGGACTCGGCGGCCGGCACCGACCTCAACGTGGTGATGACCGACGCCGGCGGCTTCATCGAGGTGCAGGGCACCGCCGAAGGCACGCCGTTCCAGCCCGAGGAGCTCAACGCCATGCTGGCGCTGGCGCGCAAGGGCCTCGAGGAGCTGTTCGAGCTGCAGCGCGCGGCGCTCGACGGCGAGTGA
- a CDS encoding YicC/YloC family endoribonuclease: MVHSMTAFARVESTGPWGTLSWELRSVNHRYLEPHLRLPEALRDLEGGVRDALRQALARGKVECTLRLAEATAGKSLQVDRERAAQVVAAAEAVAALIQSPAALNPLEVLAWPGVLVADAADPQALNAAALQLFGQALDELKSGRAREGAALAALLEERLAAILAEVDNLRELVPQMLATQRQKIETRCAELKVELDPQRLEQELVLLAQKSDVAEELDRLSTHVREVRRVLKAGGAAGRRLDFLMQELNREANTLGSKAFDPRSTQAAVNLKVLIEQMREQVQNIE; this comes from the coding sequence ATGGTACACAGCATGACCGCCTTCGCCCGGGTCGAGAGCACCGGGCCCTGGGGCACCCTGAGCTGGGAGCTGCGCTCGGTCAACCACCGCTATCTGGAGCCGCACCTGCGCCTGCCGGAAGCCCTCCGCGACCTCGAGGGCGGCGTGCGCGACGCGCTGCGCCAAGCGCTGGCGCGCGGCAAGGTGGAGTGCACCCTGCGCCTGGCCGAGGCGACCGCCGGCAAGTCGCTGCAGGTGGACCGCGAACGCGCCGCCCAGGTGGTCGCCGCCGCCGAGGCCGTGGCCGCCCTGATCCAGAGCCCCGCCGCGCTCAACCCGCTGGAAGTGTTGGCCTGGCCGGGCGTGCTGGTCGCCGACGCCGCCGATCCGCAGGCCCTCAACGCCGCCGCCCTGCAGCTGTTCGGCCAGGCCCTCGACGAGCTCAAGAGCGGCCGCGCCCGCGAAGGCGCCGCGCTGGCGGCGCTGCTCGAGGAGCGCCTCGCCGCCATCCTCGCCGAGGTCGACAACCTGCGCGAACTGGTGCCGCAGATGCTCGCCACCCAGCGGCAGAAGATCGAGACCCGCTGCGCCGAACTCAAGGTCGAGCTCGACCCGCAGCGCCTCGAGCAGGAACTGGTGCTGCTGGCGCAGAAGAGTGACGTGGCCGAGGAGCTGGATCGTCTGAGCACCCATGTGCGCGAGGTGCGCCGCGTGCTCAAGGCCGGCGGCGCCGCCGGCCGGCGCCTCGACTTCCTGATGCAGGAACTCAACCGCGAGGCCAACACCCTCGGCTCCAAGGCCTTCGACCCGCGCAGCACCCAGGCCGCGGTCAACCTCAAGGTGCTGATCGAGCAGATGCGCGAGCAAGTGCAGAACATCGAATGA
- the gmk gene encoding guanylate kinase yields MNGAHGTLYIVSAPSGAGKTSLVKALLDSNEQIRVSVSHTTRAMRPGEVDGVNYHFVAREEFLGMLEQDAFLEHAEVFGNLYGTSQRWVEQTLAEGLDLILEIDWQGAQQVRRLMPHAQSIFILPPSQEALRHRLNNRGQDSEEIIERRMREAVSEMSHYVEYDYVVINDQFSHALEDLKAIFRARQLHQGVQQRRHAGLLELLLR; encoded by the coding sequence ATGAACGGCGCCCACGGCACCCTGTACATCGTTTCCGCCCCCTCCGGCGCCGGCAAGACCAGCCTGGTCAAGGCCCTGCTCGACAGCAACGAGCAGATCCGCGTGTCGGTCTCGCACACCACCCGTGCCATGCGCCCGGGCGAGGTGGACGGGGTGAACTACCACTTCGTCGCACGCGAGGAGTTCCTCGGCATGCTCGAGCAGGACGCCTTCCTCGAGCACGCCGAGGTGTTCGGCAACCTGTACGGCACCTCGCAGCGCTGGGTCGAGCAGACCCTCGCCGAAGGCCTCGACCTGATCCTCGAGATCGACTGGCAGGGCGCCCAGCAGGTGCGCCGGCTGATGCCGCACGCGCAGTCGATCTTCATCCTGCCGCCGTCGCAGGAGGCGCTGCGCCACCGCCTGAACAACCGCGGCCAGGACAGCGAGGAGATCATCGAGCGACGCATGCGCGAGGCGGTCAGCGAAATGAGTCACTATGTCGAGTACGACTACGTGGTAATCAACGACCAGTTCAGCCATGCTCTGGAAGACCTCAAGGCGATCTTCCGCGCCCGCCAGCTGCACCAGGGCGTCCAGCAGCGCCGCCATGCCGGACTGCTCGAGCTGCTGCTGCGCTGA
- the rpoZ gene encoding DNA-directed RNA polymerase subunit omega yields MARVTVEDCLDNVDNRFELVMLASKRARQLATGGKEPKVAWENDKPTVVALREIAEGLVDNEVVQQEDIVEETPLFAAFEENGSEEI; encoded by the coding sequence ATGGCCCGCGTCACCGTTGAAGACTGCCTGGACAACGTCGATAACCGTTTTGAACTGGTCATGCTCGCCAGCAAGCGTGCCCGCCAGCTGGCGACCGGCGGCAAAGAGCCGAAGGTAGCCTGGGAAAACGACAAGCCGACCGTGGTGGCCCTGCGCGAGATCGCCGAAGGCCTGGTCGACAATGAAGTGGTGCAGCAGGAAGACATCGTCGAAGAGACGCCGCTGTTCGCCGCCTTCGAGGAAAACGGCAGCGAGGAGATCTGA